From Ruegeria sp. SCSIO 43209, a single genomic window includes:
- a CDS encoding isopropylmalate isomerase, translating into MGWLTVVAYVVAAVVSLRTALVGDFPAALAGRERAFWVLLAVLLSLLALNKQLDLQSFLTASARCLAIEQGWYENRRPVQLAFIGAVGICCLIIGWAAALLLGRSLRRTWLALLGLCVVLAFILIRAAGFHHVDTLIGMEIYSIRANWVLELSGLVLILIAGLLHPRWNSDRVR; encoded by the coding sequence ATGGGCTGGCTCACAGTGGTTGCCTATGTTGTCGCGGCGGTTGTAAGCTTGCGTACTGCGTTAGTTGGGGATTTTCCTGCGGCTCTGGCGGGCCGGGAAAGAGCGTTCTGGGTGTTATTGGCCGTGCTTTTGTCTCTGCTCGCGCTCAATAAGCAATTAGACCTGCAATCTTTTCTAACCGCTTCCGCACGCTGTCTTGCGATCGAGCAGGGTTGGTATGAGAACCGTCGTCCGGTGCAGTTGGCCTTCATTGGAGCTGTTGGGATCTGCTGCCTGATCATTGGTTGGGCGGCGGCGCTGTTGTTGGGAAGAAGTCTGAGACGAACATGGCTCGCGCTTTTGGGGCTATGTGTTGTATTGGCCTTTATCTTAATCCGCGCGGCTGGTTTTCACCATGTCGATACGCTGATCGGTATGGAGATTTATTCCATCCGGGCAAACTGGGTTCTGGAACTGTCCGGTCTTGTATTGATCCTGATCGCAGGTCTTCTGCATCCTCGGTGGAATTCTGATCGAGTCCGATAA